The Candidatus Sulfotelmatobacter sp. genomic sequence CAACGTGCTCACGATTCGCATCCAGCCCGATGAGGGCATCAGCCTGCGCTTCGCGTCCAAGATCCCGGGCAACGATTTCGCGGTCGGCCCGGTCAACATGGACATGAAGTATCTCGAGACCTTCGGCGGCGAGCCGCCCGAAGCCTACGAGCGCCTGCTGCTGGACGCGATGCGCGGCGACGCCACGCTGTTTTCGCGACGGGACGCCGTCGAGCAATCCTGGAAGTGGATCACGCCGATCCTTCGCTACTTCGAGGAGAATCCGCCCGCCGGGCTTCCCAACTACGATCCGGGCTCGTGCGGGCCCCAGTCGGCGGACGACCTGCTGCACCACGACCGGCGCGAGTGGCGCGAGCTGTGATGCTGCTCGGCGGGCCCGTGATCCCCGCGCCCGTCGGCACGCGGCTCCGGTGAGCGCGCCGGGCCTTTCGATCCACGACTCCGAAGAGGCCGTCGCGCGCGCGGCCGCGGGGCGCGTGGTCGGGCTGGCCCGGGAAATTCCCGCGAATCGCCGGTTCCGGATTGGACTTTCGGGTGGGCGCACGCCGCGCCGGCTCTATCAATTGCTGGCGACGCGGCTCGAGGCCGATCGAGTGGAACTCCTGTTCGCCGACGAGCGCGGGGTGCCGCCCGACAGCGAAGATAGTAATTATCGCCTGGTGCAGGAGACCCTGCTCGCGGCTCTCCCGGTCCCGGCGGAGCGCGTCCATCGCATGCGCGGCGAGCTGGCGGATCTCGAAGTCGCGGCGCGCGAGTACGAGCCGCTGCTCGAGCCGCCTCTCGATCTGCTGGTGCTGGGAATCGGCGAGGATGGCCACATCGCCTCGCTGTTCCCCGGCTCGCCGCTGATCGAGGAGCGTTCGAGGCGGGTTGCGGCGGTGCTCGACAGCCCCAAGCCGCCGGCTCGCCGGCTGACCATCACGCCGCGCGTGATCGTCGAGGCAGGCACGGTGATGGTGCTGGCGATCGGAGCGGCGAAGGCGGGCGCGGTGGCCGCGGCGCTTGCGGTCGCGGGCGATCCCGCGGACTGCCCCGCGCGGCTCGCGCGCGGCGGCGAATGGCTGCTGGATCGCGCGGCGGCCAAAAAGGCGAACGCGCGCGGCTGAAGGGCCGCGCGCGTCCGAGCGAGTGCGGGAGCTAGAACTTGCGCGGGCGTCCGCGACGGCGAACGCCGTTGCCGCCGAGCACGCTGTCGAGGTAGCTGTTGACCTCGCCCCGCACGATCTCGGGCAGCATCGAGCGAACGCGGTCGGCGACCGCGCTCCGGACGACGAGAGCGAGTCCGGCCGGCCGGCCGGGGCCGATCGGACCGCCGCGGCGGCGCGCCGCGCCGGTCTTCTTCCGCCACGAGTAGTAAGTGACCGGACGAACTCCGAACTTCTTCTGCACCTGGAGCGCGGTGAGCCGTTCCTTGACCGCCGCCGCCAGGATCGAGCGCTTCTGCTCCTGCGTGTACCGTGTGCGGGAACGCTTGGCCATGCTTTCCTCCATCGGTTCGAGCTCGGGATGAGACGACGACTTAGCCACAGTTCGCATTGGCCGTCAATGCCAATGCCAACCCGAATCTCGATCGGCATGTGCAGTTGGCGATATCGAGCCTCACGAGACGAATCTAAAGTCAGCCAATTCCCGCATGTCTGACGCATGCAAAGCGGCGCGCCAGCGGTCGCGGGACCCCGGCGCCATGTACACCAGCACCACCGGGGGCGAGAGTCGGGCGAGCAGGGAGGGAGTTGGCCCGCGCGCCTCGATCGGCAGGATGTCGATGCGCCCGCCGCTCAACGCGGCCGTCCAGCGGACGAGACTCTCGCCCACGCCCACCACGCGGACGGCCTTCGCCTCGCGCAGAAGTCCGCGCACCAGCGCATCGCGCTTGAGCGCGATGAAGCGTTCGCGGGCGTAGCGCGGATCGCGGCGCGTGGCGCTGTCCGGCCGCTGCCGCCAAGCGTAGAGCGTCTCGGGACGCTTGGAAAAGCGCGCGCCTTGCTCCGAGAGCCGCAACCAGAGGTCGAGGTCTTCGGCCCAGCCGCAATCCCTCCATCCGCCCGCGCGCTCGAGCGCCGCCCGGCGCATCATGGCGGAGCCGTGTGCCAGGGGGCTGTCGATCAGCAGCTCGGCGACGATCGCGTCGTGATCGAGAAGCCGGTTGTGCCAGGCGATCCAGCGCCTCATCCCCGCACCGAACGCCGGGGCGGGAAAGAGGCGAACCCGGCAGCCGTTCACGGCCAGGTCCCGGTGGCGCGCGAGCGCCTCGCGTTGCAGCGCGAAGCGTCGGCGGTGCGAGAGATCGTCGGCGTCGTGGCGGGCAATCAGCGGCGAACGGGCGTGGCCGAGAGCCAGGTTGAGCGCCCCCGGCAATCCGATGGGGGCGGTGTGCAGCACGCGCAAGCGCGGCTCGCGCCGGCGATAGCCCTCGAGCAGCTCGGCGGATCCGTCCCGGGAGCCGTCGTCGACCGCGACGATCTCGAAATCGCGAAAGGTCTGGCGGGAGAGCGACCTCAGCGAAGCCGTCAGCCACGGCGCGGCGTCGCGAACCGGAAGCAGAACCGAAAGCGCGGGCACGCATCCAAGCTAGCAGAGCGGGTGCGGGTCGGCGCACGGCGCCGGAGGGTTTCGAAGTGCGTGCTATCCTGCGTGAATCATGGCCGGACGCAAGCTGATCGTCCTCGGTGGCGGATTCGGCGGACTGGACGTGGCCCGCTCGATCGGCCGCTCCCGCGCGGCGCGCGACTACTGGGACACGCTGCTCATCGACAAGGAGAACTTCTTCCAGTTCAATCCCCTGCTGCCGGCGGTGGCGGTGGGCGCGGTCGAGACCCGGCACATCGTCTATCCGTTGCGCGAGATGGCGCTCCATCGCCACATCCGCTTCCAGAAGAACAAGGCGACGCGTATCGATCTCGCTCGTCGCGAAGTCCACTTGCACAACGACCTGGTCGAGCCCTACGACACGCTGGTGATCGCGGTCGGCAGCGTGACGAATTACTACGCGGTGCCCGGAGCGCTCGAAAACACGCGACCCTTCAAGACCGTGGTGGACGCGATGACGCTGCGCGCCCGCGTGGTCGAGCTGTTCGAGATGGCCGAGCAGGCCGAGACCAACGAGCAGCGACGCCGGCTCCTGTCGTTCGTCATCATCGGCGGCGGTGTCACGGGGGTGGAGGTAGCGGCCGAGCTGATCGAGATGGCGCGCGAGACCCTGCTGCCCAAGTATCCGTCGATCCAGCGATCGCAGCTCTCGGTGACCATCGTCGAGGGCGGCGAGCGGCTGGTGGGCAACGCCCGCCCCGAGCATTCCGCCTACGTCCAGCGCTATCTCGAAACCCGCGGCGTTCATGTCCTGCTCCATGCGCGTGTGACTCGCGTCGAGGAGAAGCGCATGACGCTCGCGAACGGCTCGATGCTCGAGGGCTTCACGATGATGTGGACGGCGGGGGTCTACCCGCCCGAGCTGGTGCGCGAGCTGCCGCTCCAGCACGAGCCCGATGGACGGGTGCGCGTCGACGATCGGATGCGCGCGCTCGATCCGAGCGGGCAGGCGCTCGACAACGTCTTCGTGATCGGCGACAGCGCGGCCTCGGTGCGCGCCGACGGCCGACTGCAGCCCGCACTTGCCGCCACCGCCATGGCGATGGGCGGTTATGTGGGCGCGGAGCTCGTGAACCGCGCGCGCGGGCGTCCGTCGCGCCCCTTCAACTTCGAAGACAAGGGCTATATCATCTCGCTCGGCAAACACAGTTCGGTCCTCGATCTATTCGGAGTACCCCTGTCGGGCAAGCTGGCGTGGTTGTTGTGGGCGGCGGCATATCTGATCAAGATGGTGGGGTTCCGGAAGCAGCTCGAGGTCGGACTCGATCATCTGACCCACCTGGTGTTCGAGCACGACATCTCACAAATCCTGAATCGCCGGCAGGTGCTCAGCGACGAGGAGCTGAACCTCTCGCTGGGCGCACCGGAGCCCAAGGGCGAGGACGCCCGGGCGGCGGGCTGAGTTTCGCGGGGCGCGAGCCTCGCCGCCGATGCACCCAGGGATCGGCCGCGGCTCGCGGCCGGAGCGAGGGACGATGCAGACGTTCGATCTGGTGGTGATGGGGAGCGGGCCGGCCGGGCAGCGGGCGGCGGTCCAGGCTGCCAAGCTCGGCAAGCGCGTGGCGGTGGTCGAACGGCGCCGCGACATGGGCGGCGTGTGCATCAACACCGGCACCATCCCGAGCAAGACGCTGCGCGAGGCGGTGCTCGATCTCTCCGGCCTCCGGCAGCGCGAGCTGTACGGCTCGGCCTATCGCGGCAAGGACGAGATCACGGTCCAGGATCTCTTCATGCGCACCAACGCGGTGATGACCCGCGAGCGCGACGTCATCAAGGCTCAGCTCCAGCGCAACGGCGTCAAGCTGCTGGGTGGCAGCGCGTCGTTCGCCGGGCCGAACGAGGTCGCGATCGAGGACGGCGACACCCGGCAGAGCGTCGGTGGCGAACACATCCTGATCGCGGTCGGGACCACGCCGGGATTGCCGGCCGGCATCGAAGTGGACCACCGGCACGTGCTCACCAGCGACGACGTGCTCTCCATGCCGCGACTCCCGAGGCAGCTCACGGTGATCGGCGCCGGCATCATTGGCGTCGAGTACGCGACGATCTTCGCGGCGCTGGGCATCGAGGTGACGCTGATGGACAAGCGCACCGAGCTGCTCGACATGGTGGACCGCGAACTGGTGGACGTGCTCACGGTCCAGGCGCGCCGAATGAACGTGACCCTGAGGCTCGGCGAGGAGGTCGCCACGCTCGAGGTCGGCAGCGAGGACCGCGTGGTCGTACAGATGAAGAGCGGCAAGCGGCTCGCCACCGAGATGGTGCTGGTGTCGGCGGGCCGGCAGGGCATGACCGCCGGGCTCGGCCTCGAGAAGGCCGGGCTCAGCGCCGACGACCGCGGGCGCATTCAGGTGAACGCTCATTTCCAGACCACGGTGCCGCACATCTACGCCGCCGGCGACGTGATCGGATTCCCGGCACTGGCGTCCACCAGTGCCGAACAGGGACGCCTCGCCGCCTGTCATATGTTCGGCGTGCCGGCCGAGAGCGTGCCCGCGTTGTTCCCATTCGGCATCTACGCGATTCCCGAGGTCGCATGGGTGGGGCGCAACGAGGCCGAGCTGACCAGGGAGGGGGTGCCCTTCGAAACCGGCGTCGCGCGTTACGAGGAGATCGCGCGCGGCCAGATTCTCGGTGATCCCGACGGCATGCTGAAGCTGATCTTCCACCTCGACACCCAGAAGATCCTGGGGGTGTGGGTGCTCGGCACGCAGGCGACCGAGCTGGTCCACGTCGGACAGGCGGTGATGGCGCTCGGCGGTACGCTCGAGTACTTCATCCGCACGGTGTTCAATTATCCAACGCTCGGCGAGTGCTACAAGGTGGCGGCGCTCGACGGGTACAACAAGCTGCGCGACCTGAGTCGCGTGGCTCGCACCATTCCCGCGGCAGCCCCGGCCGCGGCCGGCGGGACGACGCCCGCCGTTTGAAGCGAGGGGGACAGTCATGACCAACACATCGACGCTGAGGCTGGAAACGGTGGCGAGCGGACTGCGGTTCCGCGCACACTCCGGCAAAGGTTTCGAGCTGGTGCTCGACAGCGGCGAGGGGCGGATCGCCGCGGATCCGATGGAGTCGCTGCTCGCGGCGATCGGCGCGTGCACCGCGATGGACGTGATCAGCATCATGCGCAAGAAGCGCCAGCAGGTGACGGCGTACGAAGTGTCGCTGACCGGCGAGCGCCGCACCGAGCACCCGCGCTCCTATACCCGCATCGAGACCGTGCACCGGATGACCGGCACCGGCCTGAGCCTCGCGGCGCTCGAGGAATCGGTGCGACTCAGCGAAACCCGGTACTGCTCGGTGCACGCATCGCTCGATCCGGCGATCGAGAAAGTGACGCGGTGCGAGGTGATCGAGGCCGTCGCGGTCTGAGTGCGGCGCGCGCGTTCGTGCTCGAGGCGGCGCTGCGCTACCATCCGCAACGGGAGCACGCGCTCATGCCCGCCCGCTACGGTCTATCGGAGTTGATTCTGCGCGTCGCCGACGTTCCGCGCTCGGTCGCGTTCTACCGCGACGTGGTGGGGCTCGCGCTGGAGACGCACCCGGCATCGGACTGGGCGTGGTTCTGGAGCGGGGATCCCGGCAAGTTGCCACGCCTGGGCCTGACCTCCAAGCCGCTCTCGTACGGCGCCGCGCATTGCGGAGGTCCGCAGCACTTCGCCATCGCGGTACCGCGGCGAGCGATTCCGGCCGAGAAGCGGCGCCTGGAATCGCTCGGCCTGGCGGTGGAGGGTCCCATCCACTTCAGGAGCTGGAACGCCGATTCCATATACTTCAGCGACCCGGACGATCATCGGGTCGAGTTCTGCGGATTCGAACATCTGAACGAGCGAGGCACGTGAAAACCGACGAGACGCATCGAATCGAGAGAGACAGTCTGGGTGAGATGAAGGTTCCGTCGTCGGCGCGCTATGGCGCGCAGACCCAGCGCGCGGTGCTGAATTTCCCGATTTCGGGAGAGCCGCTGCCGCCGGCGTTCATCCGCACGCTCGGGCTCGCCAAGGCGGCTGCGGCCCGCGTCAATCGCGAGCTGGGTACCGTCGAGAAGGCGATGAGCGAGGCGATCGAGAAGGCGGCGGCGGAAGTGGCGGAGGGCAAGTGGGACGCCGAGTTCCCGATCGACGTGTTCCAGACCGGGAGTGGCACCAGCTCCAACATGAACGCCAACGAGGTGATCGCGCATCGCGCCAGCGAGATCCTCGGCAAGCGGGTGCATCCCAACGACCACGTCAACTTCGGACAGAGCAGCAACGACATGATCCCCGCGGTCTTGCATGTCTCGGCGCTGCTCGAGCTCGAGCGTGAGCTGCTGCCGGCGCTCGCCCACCTGAAGCAGACCCTCGAGCAGAAGGCAACCGCGTTCGATTCGATCGTGAAGTCGGGCCGGACGCACCTGATGGACGCGACCCCGATTCGGCTTGGCCAGGAATTCTCGGGCTACGCCTCGCAGGTCGAGCATTCGATCGCGCGCATCGAGGCGACCCTTCCCGACCTGCGCGAGCTGGCGATCGGCGGCACTGCGGTGGGCACCGGGCTCAACACGCATCCCGAATTCGGCCGGCGCATGGCCGCCGAGATCGCCCGCCGCACCGGCACCTCGTTCCGCGAATGCCGCAATCATTTCGAGGCCGAGGGCGCGCAGGACGGCGCGCTGTGGGCCAGCGCGGCGCTCAATTCCACCGCCGCGAGCCTGATGAAGATCGCCAACGACATCCGGCTGATGAATTCGGGGCCCCGCTGCGGACTCGGCGAGATCACGCTGCCCGCGATCCAGCCGGGTTCGAGCATCATGCCGGGCAAGGTGAATCCGGTGATCTGCGAGGCGGTGATCCAGGTGGGCGCGCAGGTGATGGGCAATCACGTCGCGATCACCGTGGGCTCGCAATGGGGTCAGCTCGACCTCAACACCATGCTGCCCATGATGGCGCGCAACCTGCTCGAGAGCATTCAGCTGCTGGCCAACGTCTCGCGCGCCTTCGCCGACAAGGCGCTGGCCGGCCTGATCGCCAACGAGGACACCTGCCGCGCCTATGTCGAGATCTCGCCGAGCATGGCCACGGCTCTCAATCCGCTGATCGGATACGACCAGGCCGCCGAGATCGCCAAGCGCTCGTTCAAGGAGAAGCGCCCGGTGCGCGAGCTGGCCGGCGAGATGACTCAGCTCTCGAAAGAGGAGATCGCGCGCGCCCTCGATCCACGCCGCCAGACCGAGCCGGGTCTCGATCTGGGGGGTGGATCGGGAGGTTGAGCGCGTGACCGAGGCTTCTCCACCGCCGGCCCGGCTCGACGCCGAGCCGGGGCCGCCCGGCACGCTGCCGCCGCCGCCGCTCGGCCCGGCTGGCGATCTGTCGGCGCTCACCGAACGCCTGCTCGGCGCGCGCCGGCTGCTCGAGGGCATCGCTCACCGCACCCCGGTAATGACTTCGAGCACGCTCGATACCGAGTTCGACTCGCGCGTCTACTTCAAGTGCGAAAACCTGCAACGGATGGGCGCGTTCAAGTTCCGCGGCGCCTATCACACCATCACGCGTCTCCCTCCGGCGCAGCGAGCCCGCGGCGTGGTCGCCTACTCCTCCGGCAATCACGCCCAGGCGGTGGCGCTGGTCGCGAAGCTCCATGGCATCCCGGCGACGATCGTGATGCCGAGCTTCGCGCCTCGCATCAAGATCGCGGCCACCCGCGGCTACGGCGCCGAGGTGGTCTTCTACGATCAGGTGGGAGCGGAACGCGAAGCGCTCGCCGATCGGATCGCCCGCGAGCGCGGCGCCACGCTGATCCCGCCATTCGATCACCCCGACATCATCGCCGGCGCCGGCACGGCCGCGCTCGAGTTGTTCGAAGAGGTGGGCCCGCTCGATCTGCTGATCGTCCCGGTCGGCGGCGGCGGACTCATCTCGGGCTCGGCGCTGGCCGCGCGTCACGCCTCGCCCGGATGCCGCGTGGTGGGAGTCGAGCCCGAAGCCGGTCCCGACGCCGCGAAGTCGCTCGAGATGGGCCGCCTCATGCGCCGGCCGTGCGGTGAGACGATCGCCGACGGCGCGCGCACGCCGCAACTCTCGACCCTGACCTTCGACGTGATCCGCCAGTGCGTCTCGGGCATCACGCTGGTACCCGACTCGGCGCTGATCGAAGCGATGCGCTTCGTGTTCGAGCGCATGAAGCTGGTGGTGGAGCCGACCGGAGTCCTCGGGTTGGCGGCCTACCGGATGGGTCGCGTCGGGGTCGCCGACGCTTCGGGAACCGGCCCGGGTTGGCCGGAGGCGGCGGGAGAGACGCGCCCGAGCGTGGGCATCATCCTCTCGGGCGGCAATGTCGACGTGTCGAAGCTGGGAGAGTGGTTCGCGAACTAGGTCCTGACCGCCGCGCTCGAACTCGCCGCTTCGATCAGCGCGTCGAGCCCGCTCTCGATGTCGCCGCCGAGATGGATGCGCAGCACGCGCCGCTCCCGGCGCACCAGCACTTCGTAGTCGCCGGCCGCCTGCGCGCGCCGCAGCGCGCCGAAGCCGTACTTCTCGCCCGGGATCGGGAGCTCGTCGCCTTCGTCGCCGGTGATCTGGACGAACAGCCCGGTATTGGGGCCGCCCTTGTGGAGCTGGCCGGTCGAATGCAGGAAGCGCGGGCCGAAGCCGGTGGTGGTGGCGAGCCGCGACGCATTGCGGAGCGCCAGACGCAGCGTCTCGATCCGCCGGTGGCGCTCGGGCGTGCGGTGGAGATAGGCGAGGAGCGCGAGATAGTCGCCGGGCTTCGCCAGCGCCAGCAGCGCCGGCACCCAGGCCGCCGGATCCGAGCCGGCGCGGGCGCGAAGCGCGGCGGCGGTCGCCGGCGGCGCTTCGACGAATCGCCCGCCCTGCGAGGCCACCGGCTGCGGCGGCGCGAATTCTCCGCGCTCGAGGTAGCCCGAGAGCACGGTCTGGGTTTCCTGCTTCGCCTCGGTGACGTTGGGTTCGTCGAACGGGTCGACGTCCAGCACCGCGCCGGCGGTGGCGGTCGCGATCTCCCAGCGCAGGAATTCGGCGCCGAGCGAGGAGAGCGAGGAAACGTTCCAGCGCAGGATCGGATGTCCGGCGCTCGCCAGCGCCGCCAGCGCCGATTCGGTCTCGGCCGGCAACGGCTTCACCGCTGCCACGACGAAGACGCGATCGTCGCCGTAGACCGAGGGCGCGCCCAGCGGCTCACCCGCCACGGGCACGATGCCCCGGCCGAGCTTGCCGGTGCTCTCGGCGATCAGCTGCTCGATCCATGAACCGAGCGCGGCGATCTCTTCCCCGAGCACCAGCGTCAGCTTGTCTCGACCGGCGAGCGCCAGCTCGCCGAGCGCCGCACCCAGGCGAACGCCGGGATTCTCGGACGCCGGCACCCTCGCGCCGCTCGCGCGCGCTTCGGCCAGCGCGGTGTCGAGCAGATCGCCGGTGTCCACGCCAATGAGCGAAGCCGGCACCAGCCCGAAATAGGAGAGCGCCGAGTAGCGCCCGCCGATGTCGGGAGGATTGGAGCACACGCGCCGGTAACCCCGCTCGACCGCGAGCTTTTCCAGCGAGGTGCTGGGGTCGGTGATCGCCACGAACGCGCGTCCGGCCTGAGCGCCGCGCGCCGCGCGCACCCACTCGTAGAAGTAGCGCTCGAACGAAGTCACCTCGAGGGTCGAGCCCGACTTGGACGACACCAGGAACAGGGTGGTTCTGGGATCGAGACCCTCGGCGACCGCGCGCACCGCGGCCGGCGACGTGTTGTCGAGCACCTCGAGCTCGATCGCGCCCGGCTTCACGCCGAAGGTGAGCCGCAGCACTTCGGGGGCCAGGCTCGATCCACCCATGCCGAGCAGCACCGCGTGCGTGAATCCCTCACGCCAGATACTGATGGCGAGCGTGTGGAGCGCATCGACCTCGTCGCGCATGAAACCCGGCACTTCGAGCCAGCCGAGGCGATTGGCCGCGACCCGGCGCCGCTCGGGATCGGCGCCCCACAGCGAGTCGTCGTGCGCCCACAGGCGCTCGACGAAGCGTTCGGCGTCGAGCTTGCGAAGTCGCGCTTCGAATGCCGGCGCGTAGGGCCCGAGCGACTCCATCAGCCGCGCCCGCCGGCCATCTGCAGGCGGCGGCTCTCGAGAGTCTCGAGCAGCGACTCGTACGACTTGACGAAAGCGGCGACCCCTTCGGGCTCGAGCTGACCGATCAGCGCATCGATCGGAACGCCGAGAGCGGGGAGACGCTGGAACAGCTCGCGCGCTCCCTCGAGATCGTGCTCGATCCGCGACTCCACCACGCCGTGTTCGTTGAACGCGGCGAGCGTCTGCGGCGGCATGGTGTTCACGGTGTCGGCACCGATCAGCTCCTCGACGTAGAGCACGTCGCGATAGGCGGGATTCTTGGTGCTGGTCGAGGCCCACAACGGCCGCTGGACGCGGGCGCCCTGAGCGTCGAGCGTGGCGAACCGCGGCGAAGCGAACACCTCGCGAAACCGATGGTAGGCGAGCCGCGCGTTGGCGATCGCGGCCTTGCCTCGCGCGGCTTCCAGCTCGGCGCGCTCGGTGGCGCCGGCCGGCAGCGTGGCCAGGCGCTGCTCGATGACCTTGTCCACCTTGCTGTCCACGCGTGACACGAAGAAGCTGGCCACCGACACGATCGACTCGAGCGAGCCCGCCCGCTTGGCGAGCTGTTCGAGCCCGGAGAGGTACGCGTCCATCACCTGCTCGTAACGCGCCAGCGAGAAGATCAATGTGACGTTGACGCACACGCCCTGCGCGGTCAGCTCGGTGATCGCGGGCAGGCCGGCGGCGGTGGCGGGCACCTTGACCATCACGTTGGGGCGCCCGACCTCGCGGTGGAGCCGCAGGCCCTCGTCGATCGTTCCGGGGGTATCGTTGGCGAGGCGCGGATTGACCTCGATGCTGACGCGGCCGTCACGCCCGCCGGTGTGCTGGAAGGCGTCGCGCAGATGGTCGCAGGCGCGCTGGATGTCCTCGACCGCGAGCGCCTCGAACAACTCCGGCCCGGCGAGCCCGCGGCGCGCGTGCTGCTGGAGCGATTCGTCGTAGTCGTCGGAGCTGGCGATGGCGTTCTGGAAAATCGTGGGGTTCGACGTCACTCCCACCACGCCGGCCTGGCTCACCAGCCGGTCGAAGGTTCCGTCCTCGAGATCGCGGCGCCGGATGTAGTCGAGCCACACGCTCTGTCCGAGCGCGAGCAGTTGTTCCGCACGACTCTCCATGATGCGCTCCGTTCCTATTTGCCCAGGCGCTGCGCCAGGCACACGCCGCGCCCCTCGGGGTCCTTGAGTATGGCGATGCGGTCGCCCCACGGCATGTCGCGGGGCTCCTGCTCGAACGACACGCCGCGCGCGGTCAACTTGCGGTAGGCCTCGTCCACGTCATCGACGACGAAATAGAAGGCGGGCTCTCCCGGCGGCCGCCACTGATCCGGCGCGCCGCCCATCGGGGGCATGAAGCCGACACTCGAGTTCGGCGTCACGAACACCGTCATGTATCCGGCCTTCGGGTCGAGCACCACGTTGGTGAAACCCAGGGTCTCGGCGTAGAAGCGCTTCATCGCCTCGAGATCGTGGGAGGTGAAATCCATGTGGTGGAAGTTGAGCCCGATCCCGGTGCCGACCGACCGCCCATTCGGCGCCTTCTGTGGAGTCGCCGCCGGGCGGCGCGCCGGCTTCGGCGGGCGAGCCGCACGCTTCGGCTTCGGGACCGGCTTTCGTGCTGGCTGGCGGGAGGCCGATCGGGGCTTGCGGCGCGTCTTACCGGCTGCCATGACTCTCCCTTCCTCGAGCGAGGCGCGGTTCGCCTCGGGGCTTCAGACCGCGCGAAAAAGATGCCCCTTGAGCGCGGAACGCGCAAGCGCGCGGCGCTCCCCGCCGATCAATGACCGCTCGATCGCGTGGGGAGCCGATCACCGGCGAGCGCGCAGCCGAGGCCGGCCAGCACCAGCGCCGAGCCGCCGAGGCTCGCGAGCGTCAACGGCTCGTGACGCACCAGGGCGCCGAGCAGCATCGCCACGATCGGGGTCACCACCGAGATGAAGGCGACTCGCGTCACCGGCCAGTGATGGAGCAGCCAGGTCATGAGCACGAACGCCCCCACCGATCCCGCCAGTGTCAGGTAGCCGATCGAGATCCAGGCGCTCGCGCTGTGAGGGATCGTCCAGCTCTCGCCCAGCGCACGACTGATCGCGAGACAGATGGGGAGACCGACCAGCGAGCCCAGCGCGTTGGTGGCGAAGGGCGCGGGCCGCGGCCCCATTTTCAGCAGCGTGGTGCCGAGCGAGGCCGCGACCACCGCCGCCAGCACCGCGAACACCCCCATCCATTCGGTCGGGTTGCCCGAGGGGCCGCCGATCACCGCCACGCCGCCGATCGCGATCAGCGCGCCCAACAACTTGAGCGGCTGCAACCGCTCGATGCCGAACAGCCGCGCGAAGATCGCGGACGAGAGCGGTATGGTCGCGAACAGCACCGCGGCGATGCCCGAGGGCACGGTCTTCTCGCCCCAGTAGAGCAACGGGAAGTTGAGTCCGAACTGCAGCGCGCCGTAGCCGATCGCCGGCCACAGTCCCGGGCCGCTCGGCAGCTTCTGGCCGGTCCACCGGCTCAACGCGAACAGGATGATCGAGGCGCAGGCGAGCCGGAGCGCGGCGGCCCACACCGGGGCCAGCTCGTCGTTGCCGATGCTGATGAACAGAAACGTGCTGCCCCAGATCGCGCAGCAGCCGGCGAATGCCAGCCACGGCCGGCTCGCCGAGGTCGCGCCGGCCGTGGCCTCTCGCCCGGGGTTCGAAGCGCTCACGCCGCTAGTGTCCCCAGTGCCAGCCGAGCGTGCCGGCAACCGCGAGCAGCGACGGATCGTATTCGCGGCTCGAGGAATTGACCGAGGGATTGTCCTTCCAGCGCGCGCGTCCGTAGGCGTACTGAAGCTCGGCGCCGAGCAGGAGATGAGTGCCGGCCGGCACCACCACGCCGGCGCCCGGGCCGATACTGAAGCCCTGCATGCCGAGATGACCGTAGGTGTCGTTGTCCGCGCCGCCGCCGACGTAGCTGAGCCCGGCTTCGAGGTAGGGTTGGATCGGGCCGGAGGAGAATCGGTAGCGCGCATCGAGTCCGGTGTGGATCACGGTGAGATCGAATCGCGCCTGCACGCCGCTGGTCACTCCCGGCGGGAAGAGAAGGTATTGGGCGGTCTTCTCGGTGGTGCCGAAGATGTGGAAGCCGAAGGCCCACGAGTCGTTGAGCAGCTGGCGCAGTCGAAAATCGAGGAAGATCCCGGGGTGCGAGCCTTCGTCAGGCGACAAATTGAAGATGTCGCTCTCGTAA encodes the following:
- the pgl gene encoding 6-phosphogluconolactonase — protein: MSAPGLSIHDSEEAVARAAAGRVVGLAREIPANRRFRIGLSGGRTPRRLYQLLATRLEADRVELLFADERGVPPDSEDSNYRLVQETLLAALPVPAERVHRMRGELADLEVAAREYEPLLEPPLDLLVLGIGEDGHIASLFPGSPLIEERSRRVAAVLDSPKPPARRLTITPRVIVEAGTVMVLAIGAAKAGAVAAALAVAGDPADCPARLARGGEWLLDRAAAKKANARG
- a CDS encoding transposase, with the protein product MAKRSRTRYTQEQKRSILAAAVKERLTALQVQKKFGVRPVTYYSWRKKTGAARRRGGPIGPGRPAGLALVVRSAVADRVRSMLPEIVRGEVNSYLDSVLGGNGVRRRGRPRKF
- a CDS encoding glycosyltransferase family 2 protein, whose protein sequence is MPALSVLLPVRDAAPWLTASLRSLSRQTFRDFEIVAVDDGSRDGSAELLEGYRRREPRLRVLHTAPIGLPGALNLALGHARSPLIARHDADDLSHRRRFALQREALARHRDLAVNGCRVRLFPAPAFGAGMRRWIAWHNRLLDHDAIVAELLIDSPLAHGSAMMRRAALERAGGWRDCGWAEDLDLWLRLSEQGARFSKRPETLYAWRQRPDSATRRDPRYARERFIALKRDALVRGLLREAKAVRVVGVGESLVRWTAALSGGRIDILPIEARGPTPSLLARLSPPVVLVYMAPGSRDRWRAALHASDMRELADFRFVS
- a CDS encoding NAD(P)/FAD-dependent oxidoreductase — encoded protein: MAGRKLIVLGGGFGGLDVARSIGRSRAARDYWDTLLIDKENFFQFNPLLPAVAVGAVETRHIVYPLREMALHRHIRFQKNKATRIDLARREVHLHNDLVEPYDTLVIAVGSVTNYYAVPGALENTRPFKTVVDAMTLRARVVELFEMAEQAETNEQRRRLLSFVIIGGGVTGVEVAAELIEMARETLLPKYPSIQRSQLSVTIVEGGERLVGNARPEHSAYVQRYLETRGVHVLLHARVTRVEEKRMTLANGSMLEGFTMMWTAGVYPPELVRELPLQHEPDGRVRVDDRMRALDPSGQALDNVFVIGDSAASVRADGRLQPALAATAMAMGGYVGAELVNRARGRPSRPFNFEDKGYIISLGKHSSVLDLFGVPLSGKLAWLLWAAAYLIKMVGFRKQLEVGLDHLTHLVFEHDISQILNRRQVLSDEELNLSLGAPEPKGEDARAAG
- the sthA gene encoding Si-specific NAD(P)(+) transhydrogenase codes for the protein MQTFDLVVMGSGPAGQRAAVQAAKLGKRVAVVERRRDMGGVCINTGTIPSKTLREAVLDLSGLRQRELYGSAYRGKDEITVQDLFMRTNAVMTRERDVIKAQLQRNGVKLLGGSASFAGPNEVAIEDGDTRQSVGGEHILIAVGTTPGLPAGIEVDHRHVLTSDDVLSMPRLPRQLTVIGAGIIGVEYATIFAALGIEVTLMDKRTELLDMVDRELVDVLTVQARRMNVTLRLGEEVATLEVGSEDRVVVQMKSGKRLATEMVLVSAGRQGMTAGLGLEKAGLSADDRGRIQVNAHFQTTVPHIYAAGDVIGFPALASTSAEQGRLAACHMFGVPAESVPALFPFGIYAIPEVAWVGRNEAELTREGVPFETGVARYEEIARGQILGDPDGMLKLIFHLDTQKILGVWVLGTQATELVHVGQAVMALGGTLEYFIRTVFNYPTLGECYKVAALDGYNKLRDLSRVARTIPAAAPAAAGGTTPAV
- a CDS encoding OsmC family protein is translated as MTNTSTLRLETVASGLRFRAHSGKGFELVLDSGEGRIAADPMESLLAAIGACTAMDVISIMRKKRQQVTAYEVSLTGERRTEHPRSYTRIETVHRMTGTGLSLAALEESVRLSETRYCSVHASLDPAIEKVTRCEVIEAVAV